Below is a genomic region from Gemmobacter sp. 24YEA27.
GTTCCGGGCAAGAGGCGGCGGTCCAGCGCCTCGCCTGCCGCGTCAAACAGATGGCAGTCGGCTGCACTGAACCCGAGGGTGACCGCCTGATCCGCCTTTATCGCCTGGTCGCCGGGCAAAGCGATGCAGAATGAGGTTTCAGCTGTGCCGTTCAGGCTGGCCCAGGCGATGGTCTGCTGCCCAAGATGTTCGACCACCGAAGGCGTCACCCCAAGCTGCATCTCTCTTCCCGTAAGGGTAAGATGTTCTGGCCGGATCCCGAGAGTGAAGGTCTGGCCGGCTGCGGCCGCAGTCGCATGAACCGGAATCGTCACCGCTTTGCCCTGCCAGTCAATCACCGCGCCGGCATCGGTGACCCCGGTGCAGGTGACGGGCAGGAAATTCATCCGCGGATTGCCGATGAACCCCGCGACGAATGTGTTTTGCGGCTTGTGATACAGATCCAGCGGCGCACCGACCTGGGCGATGTAACCCGCATTCAGCACCACGATCCGATCGGCCATGGTCATCGCCTCGACCTGGTCATGTGTCACGTAGATCATCGTGGCGCCAAGCTGTTTATGCAGCCGCGTGAGTTCAATCCGCATATCAGCGCGCAGGGCGGCATCAAGATTCGAGAGCGGCTCGTCAAAGAGGAAGATTTCGGGCGCGCGCACGATGGCACGGCCGATGGCGACGCGCTGGCGCTGACCGCCGGAAAGCTGGCCGGGCTTTTGTTTCAGCCGCTGGTCAAGATGCAGGATCTTTGCCGCCGCCGTCACCTTTTCGCGGATCACCGCCTCGGGCGCGCGTTCGACGCGCAGCGGGAAGGCGATATTCTCGAAAACCGACATATGCGGGTAAAGCGCGTAAGACTGGAACACCATCGCGATGCCGCGTTTTACCGGGGCAAGATCATTCACCCGCTTGCCATCGATCACGATATCGCCGGCCGTGGTATGTTCCAGCCCGGCGATCATCCTGAGCAGCGTCGATTTCCCGCAGCCCGAGGGGCCGACAAAAACGATGAACTCGCCTTCCGTCACATCAAGGTTCACGCCTTTGACGACCTCGAACTGGCCGAAGGTCTTCACCACGTTTTTCAACGACAACTGGCCCAAAGAGCGGATCCTTTTCATGCAAGGATCACGGCGGCAGGGGAGATGTGCCGCCGTGACAGGGAGAAGGGCCAGCCGGAGCGAGGAGGCAGGCCCCCGCGCCTTACTTGTATTCTTCCAAAGCGGCGGCGGCTTTGGTCAGCGCCGCCTGAGGTTCGGCGGTGCCGGTCACGACAGATTGCACCATTTCGATCATGACATTCTGGAAGCCTTTGTAATCGGTGAACAAAGGTTCCGGACCGCCGAATTCGATCCCGTCAACAAAAGGCTTCCAATAGGGCGCGGCCGCCAGCATCGCATCCACCGCCGGGCTGGGGCGCAGCGGTGTCAGCCCTGCAGCACCACCGGCCTCATATTCCTCCTGCACCTTGGGTGAGGTGATGAACTTCGCGAATTCTATGGTTTTGTCTTCGACCCCCGACCCTTTGAACACCGCAAGGCTGTCGGTGATCAGAAGCGTGCCCTTTCCCCTGGCCGATGGCCCGAGCGGGAGATCGGTTACGCCCCAGTCGACCTTGGTATCGGCCAGAAGGAAGGCCGCACCCACCGAGGCCTGGATCATGCCGACCTGACCATCCAGGAAGATCGCGCGGATTTCGTTCTGCTCATAGGCGGTGGCGCCTTCGACGGAGTAAGGCGTGATGTCCTTATAGGCGGTCAGCGCGGCCAGAACATCGGGGCTGTCGAGGGTGATCTTGCCCCCGGCATCGATCACCTGGCCGTTATTGGTGTAGACCCAGTGCAGGAACTGGTGGACGGTATTGTCAAAGGTCTTGGCGGGCAGGCCATAGCCGGCCTTGCCGGTTTTTTCCTTGATGACCTTGGCGAAGTCGATCTCTTCGGCCCAGGTAACCGGCGGCTTTTCCGGATCAAGCCCGGCCTCTTTGAAGAGCCCCTTGTTCCAGTAAAGCGCCTTGGTCGAAAACGCGACCGGCACGCCCCATTGGGTGCCGTCAAAGGTGACGGTATCGACGATATGGGGGTAATAGGCGGCTTTTTCCTCATCCGTCATCGGCACTTCGACGATCAGGTCGTTCAGCGCAAACTCCTTCAGCGTGCGCGAGCCGACATAGGCCATCGCGGCGGGCGAGCCGGCTGCCGCCAGCGTTGTCGCCTTGTCCTGGCACTGGCCCCAGCCCACGACCTCGGGTTTGACCGACCAGCCGTCATTGGCGGCTTCCCATTCCTTGATATATTTCTCATGGACCGGGTCCATCTTGTCGCCGCAATAGATCCAGCTGATGTCTTCAGCCAGGGCGGGCAGCGCGGTCGTGGTGGCAAGCACCGCGCCGATCAGGCTATTCCGAAGCAGGTTGGACACGTCACATACTCCCGGTTGTGAAGGGTTTTTATTTTACCGCCCCGGCGGTCAGCCCGCCGACAAGGTATCTTTGCAGGAAGAAGATGATGACCATGGCCGGGGCGATGCCCACGAAAGCGGCGGCCATCAGCTCGTTCCAGACCACATCCTGCTTGCCGAAAAAGGCATAAAGGCCAATCGGCAGCGGCATATATTCGGTCTTGGAATTGAAGGTCAGCGCGAAGATGAATTGCTGGCTATAGGCGCCGATGAAGGTGACCATCGCGACCACCACGATCCCGGGGCTGGCAATCGGCAGCACCACCCGGCGAAAGATGTAAAACTGGCTGGCGCCATCGGTCCAGGCGGCCTCGTTCAGCTCAGACGGGATGCGCATCATATAGGTGCGCAACAGCCAGACCGCCGAAGGGATCAGGAAGGCCGCGCCCGGAACGATCATCGCCCAATAGGTGTTGAGCATGCCAAGGCTGCGCATCAGCCGGAACAAAGGGATCAGCAGCACCGCCCCGGAAAACATCGAGACCGCGAGAAAGCCGCCCAGCACCAGCCCCATGCCCCTGAAATCGAACCGCGCAAAGGCATAGGCGGCGGGCACCACTAGAAGCAGCACGATCACGGTGGCCGCGGTCGAGATCAGGAAAGAGTTGAACACATACCAGGCAAAGCCAGGCACCCGCTCCCACATGGTCGAATAGGCGGCGAAAGAGCCGTTTTCCGGCCAGAAGCTGTAGGGGGTGGAAAAGAGCTCGGCCAGCGGCTTCAGGCTGACCAGGAAGCCTTCGATGAACGGTGCCAGCAGGAAGAACAGGAAGACAAAGATCCCGGCATAGATCGCGATCACCTCCCACCAGTGGTAGCGATCAATCATCGGCGTGTTTTTGTCATGGAACAAAGCCATGGCCTATTCCTTTCCGCCAATGGTCTGCAGCCGCCGCGTCACCCGGAAATAGGCGAGGCAGAAGAGCGAGAGGAAAATGCAGATCACCACCGCCCGCGCGGCACCTTCGCCGTATTTTTTCGACCCGATGGCGGTGTGATAGGTGTCGATGATCATGGTGGTGGTCGACCCCGAAGGCCCGCCTTGCGTCAGGATCCAGATGATATCGAAAGAGTTGAAGGTCGCGATCAGCGAGAGCATCGACATTGTGATCATCGCCGGCAGCATCAAAGGCAGGGTGATGCGGCGAAAGCGGGTCCAGCGGCTGGCACCATCGGCCCAGGCGGCCTCGTAAAGGTCTTTCGGGATCGACTGGATGGCGGCGAGGAAATAGATCGTCACCATCGGCACGCCGATCCAGACATCGGTGACGATAGTGGCCCAATAGGCGGTCTCGCCATAAGCCAGAAACGCCACCGGCCCGTCGGTCAGGCCAAAGCGCTGCAACAGGCCCGAGATCATCCCGAACTGGCCATTATACATCCAGCCCCACATGAAAATGCCAATCGCCATCGGCACGATCCAGGGCGGCATGGTCAGGATGCGGAACAGATAGCGCCCCGGCACGGCGGCGTTCAGCAGGACCGCGCCAAAGGTGCCGATGATCATTTTCAGCGCCACCGAGTAAAACGTCCAGGTGAAGGTGCGCCAGATCACGCCGAAGAAGGTCTCGTTGAAGATCTTCTCATAATTGGCGGTGCCGACGTAATTCGTCACCTTGCGCAGGCTCGCATCGGTAAAGGAAAGGCGGAAGGTCTCGACCAGCGGCCAGGCCACGATCACCAGCACATAGAGGATCGCCGGGGCCAGCAGCGCCCAGGCGAAGATCCAGGCGGATCGCGAACTGGTCATGCAGCCCCTTCCGCGTCAGGGCCTCGTCATAACGGTCCCAGACCGGGCGCAGATCGACCACCTGGCGGGAATGGCGCGCCTGATCCATGGAAAGCGCCAGCACACCCGCCTCCAGCGCGTCGAGCGTCGAGACCGGCAGCGCCGCGCCTCTGGTGACATTCGCGACGATCCCGGCGGCCATTTCCTCATCGGCGCCGTAATGTTGCGACAGGGCCGTGGCCTTGTATTCGCGGTCAATCAGCCGCTGTTCCGACAGCACATCGGTCACGCGGAAAAAGCCGCGGATGAAATCGCCCTCGGCCTGGGCTTTGGTGCCAAAGGCCGCGAAACGGCGGAACTGATCGGGGGCGTTCAGATTGGTGTGGAAATTCATCCCCACGCCATTGGTGTATTCCACGATGGCCACCTGATAGTCGATGATATCGCCATCGGAATCGAAGACCTTGTCCGACCCGTTCCAGCCCGAGGGCTTTTTGTGGAACATATCCATGTCGTTAACCCCATAAGTGCGCGGGTCATTCGCCGGGATAAAGGTCTTCCGGCCCCGAACGAGGCCACCCGTTCGGGTCGCGCCTGGATCAGACCGTTGTAAAGGTCGAGATCATGGCAGCACTTTTCCAGCATGAAGCTGCCGGACCATTTCTCATAGCGCCGCCAGTCGCGCATGAAAAACGCGCCGTGATAAGGGTAGATATGTTCTGCGGCCTCGACCGAGACGATATTGCCCAGGGTGCCGGCGTCACGCGCGGCCAGCAGGTCGCGGTAAAGCGGCGCATAGCGCAAGACGAGGCCAACCGAGAGGTTTTCGTGCCCGTATCTCGCCAGCAACGCGGCCAGCGCATAAGTGTCCTCAAGTGACGAGACGAGGGGCTTTTCGCTGAAGACTTTGACCCCCGCCTCCAGCCCCAGGCGGATATGGTGCAGGTGGAAATGGTTGGGCGAGCCGATCATCAGCAGATCAAAGCCGCCGGCCTTAACCAGCGCCTCGGGGCTTTCATGCGGGATGCCGGCGGGAATGCCGTGTTCGGTCAGGGTCGCCATGCCGGCCGGGGCCGGATCGTAATAGCCCACGATCTCGAAATCCGGGTCCATCTCCCGGAATACATGGCCAAGATAGCCGAGACGAAAGCCGAGGCCGATAATCGCGACTCGCATAATTCACTCCCTGGGGAGAAATTCTTTTTCTGCATCATGGAGGGTTGTCGCGATGTTCGTCAATGAATTTTCGATGATGTGCTTAAGTTATGTAATTTGTTTTCATGGTGGTGACTGATCCACGCAAAACCGGCGGAAAATCACTCCGCCGGGAAACCGGAAAATATGGGGTGGGTCAGCCGTCGTGCTTCCGGTTCAGGCCAAGCACCGCCGCGCCGACAAGGCCGGGCTCGATCGGGCACTGTGCCTGGACGATCAGCGGGCGGGAAAGCCGTTGCAGGATCCGTGCCCGAACCGCCTTATCCAGCGCCTCGATCAGGGGCCGCGCGTTAGACAGGCCACCGCCTGCTGCCATAATCCCGGCGCCAAGCATGTTTTGCACCATGGCGAGCGGGCCAGAGAGCAGATCGAGCCAGATCGCGATGGTCCGCGAGGCTGCCGGCTCCTCAGCCTGCCAGGCGGCAATGATGTCCTCTGCGGTACGTCCCGCGCCGCCAAGCGCGAGATGCAGCTTTTCCATGCCGCGCGCCGAACAGACCGCGTCGAGGCAGCCGGTCTGGCCGCAGCCGCAGGGAAAGGCGGGAAGCACGGTCTCCCCGACAATGCGCTGGGCGACCGGGCCATGGCCCCATTCGCCGGCAAAGCCGCCGCCCGATCCCGCTCCATCATTGATCAGCTGGCCCCTGACCACGACGCCACCGCCAACCCCGGTGCCGAGGATGATGCCGAACACGACCGCATGGCCGCGCCCGGCGCCGATGGTGGCTTCGGCCAGCGCAAAGCAATCGGCATCATTGCCCAGAACCACCGGCAGGCCGAGCGCCGTCTCGAGGTCAGCGCGCAGGCGCCGTCCGCTCAGGCAGGGAATATTCGCCACGGTCGCGAGGCCGGTTTCCGGGTCGATCACCCCGGCGATGGAAAAGGCAAGGCAGTCGGGCCGCCCGGGTGCCGCGTCGATGGCGGACTGCAAGACGGCGGTGAAGGCGGTGAAATCCCGGGCCGGGGTTGGAACGCGGATCGTTGGCCTGATGTCGTCAAGGCCAAAGGCTTCGGCGATCTTGATGCTGGTGCCGCCAATGTCAAAACACAGGATCACGACCGCGCCTCCTGTGCCGCAATGCCGCCGGATGGCGTGCCCGCGATCCAACAGCCGAGGACCTGCAGCGCATCGTCGAGGCAGATCAGATCCGCCCATGCTCCGGGCCGCAGATGGCCGCGATCGGTCAGCCCAAGCGCCGCCGCTGGCGCCGCCGATCCAAGCCGCAGTGCCGCGCCCTTGTCCAGACCCAGCCGCATATGGCAGTACCGCACCGCATCCGAAAGCGCGATATCGGCACCGGCCAGCGTGCCGTCTGCCAGGGTCAGCCGCCCACCGGCACGCAAAATCTCACGACCATTAAGCATGAAACCGGTCAGATCGCTGCCAATGGTCGACATCGCATCTGACACGAGAAACACCTCCCCGGGTTTTGCCCGCAGCGCGACCTGCATCGCGGCATCGGCGACATGAAAGCCGTCAGCGATCAGCCCGGCATAAAGGCCGGGCGCCGTCAGCGCGGCGCCGACCAGCCCCGGGGCGCGGTGGCCGAGCTGGCTCATCGCGTTGAAGAGATGGGTGACCATCCGGGCACCCGCCGCGATATAGTCGCGCGCGGTGTCATAGTCGCAATCGCTGTGGCCGAGGCTTACCGTCACCCCGGCTGCGGCAAGGGCGCGAACCTGATCCGGCGTGACCGATTCAGGCGCCAGCGTTACGATCAGATGCGGCAGACGGCCCGCCGCAGTGAGGATCGCGGCGAGGTCCTGATCCTGCATCACCCGGATCAGGGCGGGGTCATGGGTGCCTTTCTTCGCCTGCGACAGATGCGGGCCTTCGAGATGCAGCCCGAGGAAGCCGGGCGCCCGGGCCGCTTCCGCCGCCGCGACCGCGCGGCCGGTGATATCGGGGCGGTCGGTGATCAGCGTCACCATCACAGCCGTGGTGCCCAGCCGCGCATGGGCGGCGCAGATCGTCGCGATCCCCTCAGGCGTGGGGTCATTGTTGAAAAGCACTCCGCCGCCGCCATTGACCTGGAGGTCGATATAGCCCGGCGCGATCAGGCCGGGCAGACGGGGGCCGGCCGACGCCCCAGCCGAGGGGCCGATCGCGGTGATCCGACCTGCTTTGAAGCTGATCGCCGCATCCTGATGCCAGGTCTCGCCATCGAAGATCTGACCTGCGTGAAGGGTGCCGCTGCCCATACTCACCAGACCGTGCCCCGCGCGGCCAGAGGCTCGACCCGCGTGACCAGGCCGTCCTTGTGGAACACCATCCGGTCAAAGAGGTTCGAGACCACACAGGTATGGTTCGGCACCACCCGCACCAGTTCGCCAATCTCAGGCAGTGCGCCGGTACAGGCGCTCAGATCGACCACGGCATGTTCTTCGGAAAGGCTGGTGATCCTGGCGCCCGGAAGGCCTTCGATCTCGCCGTAATCCGTAAAGCCCAGCAGATCCGAGGTCAGCGCCTTTGATCCGCAATCGAGGACCGCACGGTCGGGCGTCGGGCGCGAAACCACGGTGGCCAGCACATGCATTGCCAGATCCCCCGGCCCGCATTCGCCCGCCCTGACCATCGAGCGGTCGTTATAGACATAGGTGCCGGCGCGGTGCTCGGTCGCCGAGGGCACCAGATGCGCCTTCCACAGATCGGGCGAGCCGCCATTGCTGCGCATCGGGCAGGGGATTCCCGCCTGCGCCAGCAGTGCCATGGTCTCTTGCAGGAAAGCCTCGACCCGCGCGGCACCGCCAGGGCCGGGATAGGTCATCAGCCCGCCGAAATTCAGGCCCGGCGCGGCGGCGATCATCTGTGCCAGCGCGAAAGCGTCTCGCGGGCTTTGCACCCCGCAGCGCCCGCCGCCGGTATCGCATTCGACCAGAACGGTGAGCGGTTTTTCCGCCGGGAAAGCCGCCGCCAGCCCCGCAATCGTCACCGCCGAATCCGCCGTCACCGCCAGCCGCGCCACGCGGGCGTTCAGCGTGACCAGACGCGCGATCCGCACCTGCCCGAGGATGTTATAGGTGATCAGGATATCGTCGAACCCGGCATCGGCAAAGGCTTCGGCCTCGGTCAGCTTCTGGCAATTGAGGCCCACAGCCCCGGCCGCGACCTGCTGGCGGGCCACCGCCGCGATCTTATGGGTCTTGATATGGGGCCGGAAATTCAGCCCATGCGCCGCCATATAGTCTTGCGCCCGCGCGATATTGGCGGCGAGACGGTCTTCGTCGATCACCGGCAGCGGGGTGGCCACATCTGCCAGCGGCGTGCCGGCTTCGGGCCAGGGAAAACCCGGAGCGGGAAGGCCGGAAGGGGGGAAGCTCATCACATCTCTCCGAAAGGGTCATCCATGCGCGGCCAGATATCCGCCCGGACCAGCCGGTAAGGATTGGTTGCCGGAGTATTCGGATAGGGCTTCCCGGCGCTGCAATAAAGCACTTCCGAGGCGATGGGCGCAAAAGCTGCGTAGAAATGGTTGGTTGATTTGATCACGAGGATCTTTTGCGCCAGCGGATCGATCCCGAGGGCGGTGAAGAGCGAGGGGTCATAGCTCTGCACCCGAACCGTGTTGAGGATGACCTCGATCCCGGTTTCCGCGCCGGTTGTGTCCAAAAGCGCGATCCGCGCCGCCGGGCCAAACAGCGCGATGCTCTCGCCAAAGCGCATTTCAGCGGCCGCGTTCAGGCGCAGGACGCGGATCATCGCGTCACAGGGCTCGCCGGTCTCGGGCGCGGATTTGGCGCCGAACCGCAGGGGCATCTCGGCGCCCTCGCCGGCGACGAAGCAAAGCTGTACCGCCACCGGATCCCAGATCGTGCCAATGGCCACGCCGCGCGCACCCTGTGCCAGCAATTCCTTGAGGATGACGGTTGCATCCCCCGCCGTGCCGCCGCCGGGATTATCCCACATATCGGCGATCACGACCGGCCAGGCCTGCGCCGCCATCGCACGCGAGACGGCCTCAGTCTCATTGATCTGCGGCATCATATGCCTGCCGCGATTGGCGAAAAGCGCGCGCCCGAACTGCTCGGCAAGGCGCGCGCCCAGGGCCGGATCAGCATCGGTCACGGCGACCATTTTCGTCCCCATCTCGGGCACATCACCGGCCATGAAGCCGTGGATCGCGGACAGGGACAAAAGCTTCGGCTCGCTTGCCTCCAGCGCCATCATGCGGTCGACAAAGCTGCGCATCGGCTCGCGCGAAGTGGGGAAGACATCGATCATCCGGCAATCGAAAACCGAGACCACCGGGCTGACCCGACCTTCCAGCGTGTCGACGAGGATGCGCCAGAGATCCTCGGCGCGATCGACGAAATCGGTATGGGGAAATTCCTTGAAAACGGTGAAGAAATCCAGCGCGGCAACGCGTTTTGCGGTCAGATGGCTGTGGGGGTCCATCTCGGCGCAGAGGATCACATCCGGCCCGATCATCTCGCGGATCCGGGCCAGGAAATCGCCCTCGGGGTCGAGATAGCCCTGGGCCACCATCGCGCCATGCAGGCCCAGAACCACCGCATCCACCGGCAACGCGCGCTGCAGCTGGGCAAGGATCTCGTCCCTGAGCCCCTCATAGGCGCCTCGCGCGATCAGCCCGGCCGGATCGGCCCAGGCCGCGGTGCCCTCGATCAGGTCCCAGCCCTTTTCTGCGCAGACCCTGCGCCCGACCGGGATCGGCGCGGTGCAGAGCGTCGGGGTCACCGGATGCTGGCCCGGGGGCGCATAAAGCGACTCCTCGAAGCCTTTGCGGTCGATCACGATGGGAGAGAATGTGTTGGTTTCCGTGGCCAGCGCCGCCACGAAGACCCTTCTCCGAGCCGTGCTGACCATGATCACTCCCTGATATGGGGCAGGTAGCCCATAAAGCCCCCGATCTTCCACTGCCCGCCTTCCCGGCGGCAGATGTAAAGCGTCTGCCAGTTCATGCGGTCGCGGCTGCCATCGGCGCGCGGCAGCCAACCGTCAAATTTCTTGCGCGCGAGCGCCGCGTCACCGGTAATCCCGATCTCGTCCAGCCGCGTTGCCGCGTAGATATGCGGGCGCGGATCACCGTCAAACATGCCTGCGGCGCACTCGGTCAGGTAGCTTTGGGCCTGGCGCAGCCATTCCGCGCGGTAGATGTCGAGGCTGGGAAAGGCAAAGGTAAAGCCCTGCGGATCGGGCTGGTGATTGCCGGAAAGCCCGGTAAACGGACCTTCGGTGAAATCGCCCGCCACCCTCTCCCAGTCCGCCGTGGTCCAGGCGTCGATATCGCGGCGCACCAGCATCTCCCAGATGGCGTGGCGATCGGTGTCCGTTTCGGGGAAAGGGTTCGCGAATGGGTCGCGCCTGGCGGTCATTCGGGCGGTCATTCGGGCGGCTCCGTGAAAATTATTTCAGCTTGATCGCTTATTCTCTGGAATAATCGAAAGGATTATGCCTGAATGTCAAGGAGAAACGAAAATGAATTTCGGATTCCAGCGCATGCTTGACCAGGTCGCTCTGACAGGTTTCGTGGGGGGTGAAACAGCCCCGTCCCTGTCTGCAGGGCTGCGGCCATGGAGATCCGAATGAGCACCCCGAACGAGACTGCGCCGGACCTGATCTCGGCGCTCAGCGACGAGGAAGGGCGGCTTTCCGCAATGGAAAAGCGCCTGGCCGAGGTGGTGCTGGCGGATATGACCTATGCGACCAATGCCTCGATCACCGAGATTGCGGCGCGGGCGGGCGTCTCGCCGCCGACGGTGACGCGGTTCTGCCGGCGGCTGGGCTGTTCCAGCTTTTCCGATTTCAAGGTGCAGCTGGCGCGCTCGGCCTATGTCGGGCTGCGCTATCTCAAGCCGGAATCGGTGACCTCGACCCCTGCCGAGGTGGCGGAAGACATCGTGACCAAGGCGCAGAACGCGCTGTTCCAGATGCATCGGGCGCTGGATCTGGCAGCGGTGGAACGCGCGGTCGCGCTGATTTCCTCTGCGCAGATGGTGCATGCCTTTGGCTCGGGCGGCAATTCGGCGATGATCGCGACCGAGCTGCAGAACCGTCTGTTCCGGCTGGGGGTGCGGATCTCGGCCTCGAATGACCATGGCATGCATCTGATGATCTCGGCGGCGGCAGAGCCGGGGACGGTGGTGGTGGGATCTTCGCTTTCGGGCCGCAACCACGAGATGGTGCGCTGTTTCGCGCTGCTGCGCGAGCGCGGCATTGCGACCATCGCGCTGACCCAGCCCGGAACGCCGGTGGCCGAGGCCGCTGATCTGGTGATCCCGATCGACCTGCCCGAAGGGCGCAATATCTTCCGCGCCACCTCGACCCGTTTCGCCTTTCTCGCGGTGGTCGATATCATCGCGAACCTGGTGGCCTATGCCGACAAGCCGCGATCTGCCCGGATCCTGCGCGGCATCAAGGAACAACTGATCCGTCACCGCGACGGCGACGACCGCCAGCTTTTGGGCGACTGAAGCCGGGCCCGGGGCACGATGGCGGCCGCCCCGATGGTCCTTGTCATCTTGCCGCGAAGGATGTGACTTTTGGACCCGCGCCCTGCTGACCAGCCTTCTGCCGCCGCATCTGCGGCTTTGCCGCGTCTCGCCATCATCACCGGCAGTGCCGGCGATATTGGCCGAGCCATAGCGCGCCGTCTGCGCCAGGATCATGATCTCGTGCTGATGACCGATCTCGACCTGGACGCGGTTGCGCGCGCGGCGGCGGAGCTGGGCGAGGGCTTCCTGCCCTGGCAGACCGATGTCACCGATGCCGCCAGCTGCGCGGCCATGGCCGTCGGGGCGCAGCGCCTGGGGCAGGTGGTGACCCTGGTCAATAATGCGGGCGGCGTGACGGCG
It encodes:
- the ugpC gene encoding sn-glycerol-3-phosphate ABC transporter ATP-binding protein UgpC — its product is MKRIRSLGQLSLKNVVKTFGQFEVVKGVNLDVTEGEFIVFVGPSGCGKSTLLRMIAGLEHTTAGDIVIDGKRVNDLAPVKRGIAMVFQSYALYPHMSVFENIAFPLRVERAPEAVIREKVTAAAKILHLDQRLKQKPGQLSGGQRQRVAIGRAIVRAPEIFLFDEPLSNLDAALRADMRIELTRLHKQLGATMIYVTHDQVEAMTMADRIVVLNAGYIAQVGAPLDLYHKPQNTFVAGFIGNPRMNFLPVTCTGVTDAGAVIDWQGKAVTIPVHATAAAAGQTFTLGIRPEHLTLTGREMQLGVTPSVVEHLGQQTIAWASLNGTAETSFCIALPGDQAIKADQAVTLGFSAADCHLFDAAGEALDRRLLPGTSNG
- a CDS encoding extracellular solute-binding protein, producing MSNLLRNSLIGAVLATTTALPALAEDISWIYCGDKMDPVHEKYIKEWEAANDGWSVKPEVVGWGQCQDKATTLAAAGSPAAMAYVGSRTLKEFALNDLIVEVPMTDEEKAAYYPHIVDTVTFDGTQWGVPVAFSTKALYWNKGLFKEAGLDPEKPPVTWAEEIDFAKVIKEKTGKAGYGLPAKTFDNTVHQFLHWVYTNNGQVIDAGGKITLDSPDVLAALTAYKDITPYSVEGATAYEQNEIRAIFLDGQVGMIQASVGAAFLLADTKVDWGVTDLPLGPSARGKGTLLITDSLAVFKGSGVEDKTIEFAKFITSPKVQEEYEAGGAAGLTPLRPSPAVDAMLAAAPYWKPFVDGIEFGGPEPLFTDYKGFQNVMIEMVQSVVTGTAEPQAALTKAAAALEEYK
- a CDS encoding carbohydrate ABC transporter permease, producing the protein MALFHDKNTPMIDRYHWWEVIAIYAGIFVFLFFLLAPFIEGFLVSLKPLAELFSTPYSFWPENGSFAAYSTMWERVPGFAWYVFNSFLISTAATVIVLLLVVPAAYAFARFDFRGMGLVLGGFLAVSMFSGAVLLIPLFRLMRSLGMLNTYWAMIVPGAAFLIPSAVWLLRTYMMRIPSELNEAAWTDGASQFYIFRRVVLPIASPGIVVVAMVTFIGAYSQQFIFALTFNSKTEYMPLPIGLYAFFGKQDVVWNELMAAAFVGIAPAMVIIFFLQRYLVGGLTAGAVK
- a CDS encoding sugar ABC transporter permease, whose protein sequence is MLVIVAWPLVETFRLSFTDASLRKVTNYVGTANYEKIFNETFFGVIWRTFTWTFYSVALKMIIGTFGAVLLNAAVPGRYLFRILTMPPWIVPMAIGIFMWGWMYNGQFGMISGLLQRFGLTDGPVAFLAYGETAYWATIVTDVWIGVPMVTIYFLAAIQSIPKDLYEAAWADGASRWTRFRRITLPLMLPAMITMSMLSLIATFNSFDIIWILTQGGPSGSTTTMIIDTYHTAIGSKKYGEGAARAVVICIFLSLFCLAYFRVTRRLQTIGGKE
- a CDS encoding Gfo/Idh/MocA family oxidoreductase; amino-acid sequence: MRVAIIGLGFRLGYLGHVFREMDPDFEIVGYYDPAPAGMATLTEHGIPAGIPHESPEALVKAGGFDLLMIGSPNHFHLHHIRLGLEAGVKVFSEKPLVSSLEDTYALAALLARYGHENLSVGLVLRYAPLYRDLLAARDAGTLGNIVSVEAAEHIYPYHGAFFMRDWRRYEKWSGSFMLEKCCHDLDLYNGLIQARPERVASFGAGRPLSRRMTRALMGLTTWICSTKSPRAGTGRTRSSIPMAISSTIRWPSWNTPMAWG
- a CDS encoding ROK family protein gives rise to the protein MILCFDIGGTSIKIAEAFGLDDIRPTIRVPTPARDFTAFTAVLQSAIDAAPGRPDCLAFSIAGVIDPETGLATVANIPCLSGRRLRADLETALGLPVVLGNDADCFALAEATIGAGRGHAVVFGIILGTGVGGGVVVRGQLINDGAGSGGGFAGEWGHGPVAQRIVGETVLPAFPCGCGQTGCLDAVCSARGMEKLHLALGGAGRTAEDIIAAWQAEEPAASRTIAIWLDLLSGPLAMVQNMLGAGIMAAGGGLSNARPLIEALDKAVRARILQRLSRPLIVQAQCPIEPGLVGAAVLGLNRKHDG
- the nagA gene encoding N-acetylglucosamine-6-phosphate deacetylase, which codes for MGSGTLHAGQIFDGETWHQDAAISFKAGRITAIGPSAGASAGPRLPGLIAPGYIDLQVNGGGGVLFNNDPTPEGIATICAAHARLGTTAVMVTLITDRPDITGRAVAAAEAARAPGFLGLHLEGPHLSQAKKGTHDPALIRVMQDQDLAAILTAAGRLPHLIVTLAPESVTPDQVRALAAAGVTVSLGHSDCDYDTARDYIAAGARMVTHLFNAMSQLGHRAPGLVGAALTAPGLYAGLIADGFHVADAAMQVALRAKPGEVFLVSDAMSTIGSDLTGFMLNGREILRAGGRLTLADGTLAGADIALSDAVRYCHMRLGLDKGAALRLGSAAPAAALGLTDRGHLRPGAWADLICLDDALQVLGCWIAGTPSGGIAAQEARS
- a CDS encoding D-TA family PLP-dependent enzyme, which translates into the protein MSFPPSGLPAPGFPWPEAGTPLADVATPLPVIDEDRLAANIARAQDYMAAHGLNFRPHIKTHKIAAVARQQVAAGAVGLNCQKLTEAEAFADAGFDDILITYNILGQVRIARLVTLNARVARLAVTADSAVTIAGLAAAFPAEKPLTVLVECDTGGGRCGVQSPRDAFALAQMIAAAPGLNFGGLMTYPGPGGAARVEAFLQETMALLAQAGIPCPMRSNGGSPDLWKAHLVPSATEHRAGTYVYNDRSMVRAGECGPGDLAMHVLATVVSRPTPDRAVLDCGSKALTSDLLGFTDYGEIEGLPGARITSLSEEHAVVDLSACTGALPEIGELVRVVPNHTCVVSNLFDRMVFHKDGLVTRVEPLAARGTVW
- a CDS encoding M81 family metallopeptidase, which gives rise to MVSTARRRVFVAALATETNTFSPIVIDRKGFEESLYAPPGQHPVTPTLCTAPIPVGRRVCAEKGWDLIEGTAAWADPAGLIARGAYEGLRDEILAQLQRALPVDAVVLGLHGAMVAQGYLDPEGDFLARIREMIGPDVILCAEMDPHSHLTAKRVAALDFFTVFKEFPHTDFVDRAEDLWRILVDTLEGRVSPVVSVFDCRMIDVFPTSREPMRSFVDRMMALEASEPKLLSLSAIHGFMAGDVPEMGTKMVAVTDADPALGARLAEQFGRALFANRGRHMMPQINETEAVSRAMAAQAWPVVIADMWDNPGGGTAGDATVILKELLAQGARGVAIGTIWDPVAVQLCFVAGEGAEMPLRFGAKSAPETGEPCDAMIRVLRLNAAAEMRFGESIALFGPAARIALLDTTGAETGIEVILNTVRVQSYDPSLFTALGIDPLAQKILVIKSTNHFYAAFAPIASEVLYCSAGKPYPNTPATNPYRLVRADIWPRMDDPFGEM